From a single Myxocyprinus asiaticus isolate MX2 ecotype Aquarium Trade chromosome 47, UBuf_Myxa_2, whole genome shotgun sequence genomic region:
- the LOC127436688 gene encoding vascular endothelial growth factor A-A-like isoform X3, whose product MSNLFSETFTDAIAEVRLSSDRILKRFIRFINSIMNFAVRVLQLFLVTLLYFSAVKSAYIPKEGGRSTNDVVPFMEVYNKSVCRPREVLVEIQQEYPDDIEHIFIPSCVVLTRCAGCCSDEMMECTPTITYNITLEIKRVKQLRHQGNFFMSFAEHSECQCRVKKEVSEKRENQCEPCCSTCSERRRRLFVQDSETCQCSCKHSEADCRSRQLELNERTCRWDEPVDVSSVPMEYHDLIGVFRTYPAHQTSAPTAAREWAFCQGREVQVPCSIGNPSGIHRVTGGDLGRPS is encoded by the exons ATGTCTAACTTGTTTTCTGAGACCTTTACCGATGCGATTGCTGAAGTCCGCCTATCGTCGGATAGgattttaaaaagatttattCGCTTCATAAATTCAATCATGAACTTTGCTGTCCGCGTGCTCCAGTTGTTTCTTGTGACGCTTCTGTATTTTTCAGCTGTCAAG AGTGCCTACATACCCAAGGAGGGAGGCAGAAGCACGAATGACG TGGTGCCATTCATGGAGGTGTATAACAAGTCTGTCTGCCGTCCACGTGAAGTGCTGGTGGAAATTCAGCAGGAGTACCCTGATGACATCGAGCACATCTTCATCCCGTCCTGTGTGGTTCTGACCCGCTGTGCTGGGTGCTGTAGTGATGAGATGATGGAGTGCACCCCCACCATCACCTACAACATTACTTTGGAG ATCAAAAGAGTGAAACAACTTCGTCATCAGGGCAACTTTTTCATGAGTTTCGCAGAACACAGTGAATGCCAATGTCG GGTGAAGAAAGAAGTTtcagaaaaaagagaaaa TCAGTGTGAGCCTTGTTGCAGCACGTGTTCTGAGAGGAGAAGAAGATTGTTTGTTCAAGATTCAGAGACGTGTCAGTGTTCCTGTAAACACTCTGAAGCCGACTGCAGGTCTAGACAGCTTGAGCTCAACGAAAGGACCTGcaggtgg gatgAACCGGTGGATGTTTCCAGTGTTCCCATGGAGTACCACGACCTGATAGGGGTGTTCA GAACATATCCAGCACATCAGACGAGTGCTCCAACGGCTGCTAGAGAATGGGCTTTTTGTCAAGGCCGAGAAGTGCAAGTTCCATGCTCGATCGGTAACCCTTCTGGGATTCATCGTGTCACCGGAGGGGATTTAGGTAGACCCAGCTAA
- the LOC127436688 gene encoding vascular endothelial growth factor A-A-like isoform X4, which produces MSNLFSETFTDAIAEVRLSSDRILKRFIRFINSIMNFAVRVLQLFLVTLLYFSAVKSAYIPKEGGRSTNDVVPFMEVYNKSVCRPREVLVEIQQEYPDDIEHIFIPSCVVLTRCAGCCSDEMMECTPTITYNITLEIKRVKQLRHQGNFFMSFAEHSECQCRVKKEVSEKREKKPRKGKGQKRNRKKNREKKRDFSQCEPCCSTCSERRRRLFVQDSETCQCSCKHSEADCRSRQLELNERTCRCDKPRR; this is translated from the exons ATGTCTAACTTGTTTTCTGAGACCTTTACCGATGCGATTGCTGAAGTCCGCCTATCGTCGGATAGgattttaaaaagatttattCGCTTCATAAATTCAATCATGAACTTTGCTGTCCGCGTGCTCCAGTTGTTTCTTGTGACGCTTCTGTATTTTTCAGCTGTCAAG AGTGCCTACATACCCAAGGAGGGAGGCAGAAGCACGAATGACG TGGTGCCATTCATGGAGGTGTATAACAAGTCTGTCTGCCGTCCACGTGAAGTGCTGGTGGAAATTCAGCAGGAGTACCCTGATGACATCGAGCACATCTTCATCCCGTCCTGTGTGGTTCTGACCCGCTGTGCTGGGTGCTGTAGTGATGAGATGATGGAGTGCACCCCCACCATCACCTACAACATTACTTTGGAG ATCAAAAGAGTGAAACAACTTCGTCATCAGGGCAACTTTTTCATGAGTTTCGCAGAACACAGTGAATGCCAATGTCG GGTGAAGAAAGAAGTTtcagaaaaaagagaaaa AAAACCCAGGAAGGGCAAAGGCCAAAAGCGAAACAGAAAGAAAAACCGTGAAAAAAAGCGGGATTT CAGTCAGTGTGAGCCTTGTTGCAGCACGTGTTCTGAGAGGAGAAGAAGATTGTTTGTTCAAGATTCAGAGACGTGTCAGTGTTCCTGTAAACACTCTGAAGCCGACTGCAGGTCTAGACAGCTTGAGCTCAACGAAAGGACCTGcag ATGTGACAAACCAAGAAGGTGA
- the LOC127436688 gene encoding vascular endothelial growth factor A-A-like isoform X5, whose translation MSNLFSETFTDAIAEVRLSSDRILKRFIRFINSIMNFAVRVLQLFLVTLLYFSAVKSAYIPKEGGRSTNDVVPFMEVYNKSVCRPREVLVEIQQEYPDDIEHIFIPSCVVLTRCAGCCSDEMMECTPTITYNITLEIKRVKQLRHQGNFFMSFAEHSECQCRVKKEVSEKREKKPRKGKGQKRNRKKNREKKRDFSQCEPCCSTCSERRRRLFVQDSETCQCSCKHSEADCRSRQLELNERTCRWM comes from the exons ATGTCTAACTTGTTTTCTGAGACCTTTACCGATGCGATTGCTGAAGTCCGCCTATCGTCGGATAGgattttaaaaagatttattCGCTTCATAAATTCAATCATGAACTTTGCTGTCCGCGTGCTCCAGTTGTTTCTTGTGACGCTTCTGTATTTTTCAGCTGTCAAG AGTGCCTACATACCCAAGGAGGGAGGCAGAAGCACGAATGACG TGGTGCCATTCATGGAGGTGTATAACAAGTCTGTCTGCCGTCCACGTGAAGTGCTGGTGGAAATTCAGCAGGAGTACCCTGATGACATCGAGCACATCTTCATCCCGTCCTGTGTGGTTCTGACCCGCTGTGCTGGGTGCTGTAGTGATGAGATGATGGAGTGCACCCCCACCATCACCTACAACATTACTTTGGAG ATCAAAAGAGTGAAACAACTTCGTCATCAGGGCAACTTTTTCATGAGTTTCGCAGAACACAGTGAATGCCAATGTCG GGTGAAGAAAGAAGTTtcagaaaaaagagaaaa AAAACCCAGGAAGGGCAAAGGCCAAAAGCGAAACAGAAAGAAAAACCGTGAAAAAAAGCGGGATTT CAGTCAGTGTGAGCCTTGTTGCAGCACGTGTTCTGAGAGGAGAAGAAGATTGTTTGTTCAAGATTCAGAGACGTGTCAGTGTTCCTGTAAACACTCTGAAGCCGACTGCAGGTCTAGACAGCTTGAGCTCAACGAAAGGACCTGcaggtgg ATGTGA
- the LOC127436688 gene encoding vascular endothelial growth factor A-A-like isoform X2, whose protein sequence is MSNLFSETFTDAIAEVRLSSDRILKRFIRFINSIMNFAVRVLQLFLVTLLYFSAVKSAYIPKEGGRSTNDVVPFMEVYNKSVCRPREVLVEIQQEYPDDIEHIFIPSCVVLTRCAGCCSDEMMECTPTITYNITLEIKRVKQLRHQGNFFMSFAEHSECQCRVKKEVSEKRENSQCEPCCSTCSERRRRLFVQDSETCQCSCKHSEADCRSRQLELNERTCRWDEPVDVSSVPMEYHDLIGVFRTYPAHQTSAPTAAREWAFCQGREVQVPCSIGNPSGIHRVTGGDLGRPS, encoded by the exons ATGTCTAACTTGTTTTCTGAGACCTTTACCGATGCGATTGCTGAAGTCCGCCTATCGTCGGATAGgattttaaaaagatttattCGCTTCATAAATTCAATCATGAACTTTGCTGTCCGCGTGCTCCAGTTGTTTCTTGTGACGCTTCTGTATTTTTCAGCTGTCAAG AGTGCCTACATACCCAAGGAGGGAGGCAGAAGCACGAATGACG TGGTGCCATTCATGGAGGTGTATAACAAGTCTGTCTGCCGTCCACGTGAAGTGCTGGTGGAAATTCAGCAGGAGTACCCTGATGACATCGAGCACATCTTCATCCCGTCCTGTGTGGTTCTGACCCGCTGTGCTGGGTGCTGTAGTGATGAGATGATGGAGTGCACCCCCACCATCACCTACAACATTACTTTGGAG ATCAAAAGAGTGAAACAACTTCGTCATCAGGGCAACTTTTTCATGAGTTTCGCAGAACACAGTGAATGCCAATGTCG GGTGAAGAAAGAAGTTtcagaaaaaagagaaaa CAGTCAGTGTGAGCCTTGTTGCAGCACGTGTTCTGAGAGGAGAAGAAGATTGTTTGTTCAAGATTCAGAGACGTGTCAGTGTTCCTGTAAACACTCTGAAGCCGACTGCAGGTCTAGACAGCTTGAGCTCAACGAAAGGACCTGcaggtgg gatgAACCGGTGGATGTTTCCAGTGTTCCCATGGAGTACCACGACCTGATAGGGGTGTTCA GAACATATCCAGCACATCAGACGAGTGCTCCAACGGCTGCTAGAGAATGGGCTTTTTGTCAAGGCCGAGAAGTGCAAGTTCCATGCTCGATCGGTAACCCTTCTGGGATTCATCGTGTCACCGGAGGGGATTTAGGTAGACCCAGCTAA
- the LOC127436688 gene encoding vascular endothelial growth factor A-A-like isoform X1, with translation MSNLFSETFTDAIAEVRLSSDRILKRFIRFINSIMNFAVRVLQLFLVTLLYFSAVKSAYIPKEGGRSTNDVVPFMEVYNKSVCRPREVLVEIQQEYPDDIEHIFIPSCVVLTRCAGCCSDEMMECTPTITYNITLEIKRVKQLRHQGNFFMSFAEHSECQCRVKKEVSEKREKKPRKGKGQKRNRKKNREKKRDFSQCEPCCSTCSERRRRLFVQDSETCQCSCKHSEADCRSRQLELNERTCRWDEPVDVSSVPMEYHDLIGVFRTYPAHQTSAPTAAREWAFCQGREVQVPCSIGNPSGIHRVTGGDLGRPS, from the exons ATGTCTAACTTGTTTTCTGAGACCTTTACCGATGCGATTGCTGAAGTCCGCCTATCGTCGGATAGgattttaaaaagatttattCGCTTCATAAATTCAATCATGAACTTTGCTGTCCGCGTGCTCCAGTTGTTTCTTGTGACGCTTCTGTATTTTTCAGCTGTCAAG AGTGCCTACATACCCAAGGAGGGAGGCAGAAGCACGAATGACG TGGTGCCATTCATGGAGGTGTATAACAAGTCTGTCTGCCGTCCACGTGAAGTGCTGGTGGAAATTCAGCAGGAGTACCCTGATGACATCGAGCACATCTTCATCCCGTCCTGTGTGGTTCTGACCCGCTGTGCTGGGTGCTGTAGTGATGAGATGATGGAGTGCACCCCCACCATCACCTACAACATTACTTTGGAG ATCAAAAGAGTGAAACAACTTCGTCATCAGGGCAACTTTTTCATGAGTTTCGCAGAACACAGTGAATGCCAATGTCG GGTGAAGAAAGAAGTTtcagaaaaaagagaaaa AAAACCCAGGAAGGGCAAAGGCCAAAAGCGAAACAGAAAGAAAAACCGTGAAAAAAAGCGGGATTT CAGTCAGTGTGAGCCTTGTTGCAGCACGTGTTCTGAGAGGAGAAGAAGATTGTTTGTTCAAGATTCAGAGACGTGTCAGTGTTCCTGTAAACACTCTGAAGCCGACTGCAGGTCTAGACAGCTTGAGCTCAACGAAAGGACCTGcaggtgg gatgAACCGGTGGATGTTTCCAGTGTTCCCATGGAGTACCACGACCTGATAGGGGTGTTCA GAACATATCCAGCACATCAGACGAGTGCTCCAACGGCTGCTAGAGAATGGGCTTTTTGTCAAGGCCGAGAAGTGCAAGTTCCATGCTCGATCGGTAACCCTTCTGGGATTCATCGTGTCACCGGAGGGGATTTAGGTAGACCCAGCTAA